The genomic DNA ATACCCTAGGTCTCTAGCTGATATCTCTAACTCCAGCCACAGAGCAGCCATGGAGATACCAGCCCATCCACAGAGAAGAAACTATCTCCAACAACACTGGTGGTTTGTCATGCAGTGGCTTCACTATGTTTGATTcagtcattgtccttttgaataAATCAGTTCCACATACAAAACAACTGAATCTCTAATGCCTCATTACCCTGCTGAATATAAGTTTTAGCGTTTGTGAGCCCCACCCTTTATAAACAGTTAGAACATTTTAaagcaaggacacacacacatgcactaacGTTGATGCATGCTGAATATTAGAAAGGGTGATTTGTCAGGCCGGTCACATTAACCCTTAATGTGACTGTGTTTTCATTGGCTATTGATAGGTCAACCTCTGATTGTGATACACATCATTCAACTGCTTCCTGAATTTTTGTTTTTGGTCATtgtttgtttatgtgtctatTTATTGTCTATGACAATGCAGTTACTGTAGCTCAACAGGGTTTAAACTGAATGTACACCTACTGCAGTCACTCAAGTCTTTGGTGTCATTCATCattgtttttcttcttctctctctcctcaccaggacCTGTTTGGGGTGAGCATGATCATTCCCCTGCTGAGTCACCATGTCAAGGCGCTGGGGGCCAGCCCCACCGTGGCAGGCTTAGTAGGTAGgttggatgatgatgatgatgatgatgtaataCATTAAATATGGAAGAGTTCACATCAGCGCCAAAGTTTGTAAGATGTTTTCATACAGTACATCAGACGTGGTTGTATAATTTAGCAGGAGCAGGCAAACCAATACATTGTAAAATTCATTTTAATGCATTAAATATTGCCAAATATTGTATGGAACAAAATGAAGAAGACCTCTGAGGACATCGGGCTACGAAGGACGACAGATTAAGGAATGGCGTGTAGCGTAACTGTTTGAAATCACCAGCTGATATGCTCAATCATATGTCTAATTTCATAACTTCATATGGCTGTGGGCGCTGGTCACAGGGTCTGATAGTTTCTGCAAAGCGGCATGCATTGTAGACTAGCTGTAATCATAATCATGTCCTTCATGTGCCATAATCTGTACCTAATGCATTGATTAATGTTTCAGGCTCCACATATGGGATCTTACAACTCTTCTCTAGCACTATAGTAGTAAGTATTCTCTTGGTGTTCTGAAGACAAGTATTTGTGTTGTAGTACTGCATGCCTTGTGCTATACCAGTGTAATgcttgcacagacacacacacacacacacacacacacacacacacacacacacacacacacacacacacacacacacacacacacacaccctaccataAGACCTCTCCCGACATGGTGTTTGTGTCATTTGTCAACATCTGAGGTTCTGATGGTACACCAGCGGTGGACTGGAGCTGGATGCTCCACCATGCCCTAACCATTAACACTCAATTAACATCCACACATTCCTCTGAATCCATGTCTCTTAACAAGGTTGACTTGTTACTGTACACTGAGTGAGGCCTTCTCTGAAGAGAGATCGAGATTCTCATAGTTGAGTTGTGTAAGGCACTCCTCCTCCCCCATGGTCTCCTGAAATTGGTTTAAATCTCAGGGGTCATGAGACAAATtaaaggaggagaaggagtcATTTGTGGTCCCAGtgaacagacaggcagggaggggtAGTGTGATGGGGGGAAGCGGGAACAGCAAGGCCTCTATGGTAATTCTCACAGGCCACATCCAGAGCACAGCCAATTCAATTTACCCTGATTTCATTATATTGTCATTCTGTGCGTGTGTCCATTTCTTACATGCACACTATCTAGTCAAGTTTTGTGTTATGTGTTTGCATGTGTAGGCCCacctacgtgtgtgtgtatttctagCTGTGcatagaagtgtgtgtgtgtgtgtgtgtgtgtcattcatatatcagtgtagtgagagactgaGTGGAGGCGCCTGGGTTGCTTGGCCAAGAGGACCAGGCTGTGGAATTCCTCTGTTTGGGGTCACCTGACCACTCACACTCATGTCCTCGTGTTACGACCTCAGAGAGAGGGGCGGGCTCTCATTATCTCATACATATGTTGTTTGTTGGGCAGCCAGGCTGCATCTCAATGGTTTTAAGTGGATTCCTTTCCTCGTCTACCTGGGGCTTTGAAGGAAAGAAAGCCAGTGCTAACCATTGAGATGAACACTGTATCCAGCAACATTGTGGAGATGTTTAATGCCTTGTGTTATTATGTGAGAAAATACTCCTCTTTCCTATATGCCACTTCCCGTGATGTGATGATGGCGGTTGTGATTGGCAGGGCAGCTGGAGTGACGTGGTGGGGAGGCGGTACTCTATGCTGACGTGTCTGCTGCTGAGTGCTCTGGGCTACGGCCTGCTGGGGATGTCCACCAGCATCGGCCTGTTTGTCCTGGCTAGGATCCCTGTGGGTGAGTCTGTCTAGGGGGGAAACGTCCTGCTTCAGAGGCTTGGGCCTTGAAAGAGCTCTACCTTTTATGTGAATCTTAATCACATGTAATGttaaaacaaaaaaatacattaatgTTCCACAAAGGGTCAATTTGATTGCACCGTGATGTCCACTAcctacataaatacatacattaAAGACATAATTTATCAGTAACATTCTGTTACACACAAatataacaaaaatataaatgcaacctgcaacaatttcaaagattttgctgaggtacagttcatataaggaaatcagtaaattgaaataaatacatttggcccAAATCTAttgattttacatgactgggaatacagatatgcatctgttgttcacagatacctttaaaaaaggtaggggcttgtatcagaaaaccagtcagtatctggtgtgaccaccatttgcctcatgcagcgcgacacatctcagCGCGACACATTGATTgtgtcctgtggaatgttgtcccactcctcttcaatggctgtgcgaagttactggatattggcggaaacacgctgttgtacacgtaggtccagagcatcccaaacatccTCAATGATTGacgtgtctggtgagtatgcaggacatggaagaactgggacattttcagcttccaggaattgtgtacagatccttatgacatggggccgtgcatcatcatgctgaaacacaaGGGGATGGGGGCAGATGAAaaggcacaacaatgggcctcaggatctcgtcacagtatctctgtgcattcaaattgccatcgatgattgggcactctgttcacaacgttgacatccgcAAACAACttgcccacacaacaccatactaCTCACTGTCTACCATctacccggtacagttgaaacccggattcatccgtgaagagcacacttctccagcgtgccagtggccatcgaaggtgagcatttgcccactgaagtcggctacgacgccaaactgcagtctggtcaagaccctggtgaggacgacaagaAAGCAGATGAGCTATCTCATGGATAAACTATTCCCTGacatggtttctgacagtttgtgcaatacattatttggttgtgcaaacccacagtttcatcagctgtccaggtggttGGTCTTATACGATCCCGCTGTtaaagaagctggatgtggaatTCCTGGGATGGCGTGTtaacatgtggtctgcggttgtaaaacaacgttggaggcagcttatggtagagaaattaacataaaattatctggcatcagctctggtggacattcctgcagtcagcatgcccattgcacactccttcaaaacttggagacatctgtggcattgtgttgtgtgacaaaacggcacattttagagtggccatttattgtccccagcacaaggttcatctgtgtaatgatcgtgctgtttaatcagcttcttgatgccacacctgtcaggtggatggattatattggcaaacgagaaatgctctctaacagggaagtaaacaaatttgtacacacgatttgagagaaataagcattttgtgtatatgggacatttctgggatctcttatttcagctcatgaagtatgggaccaacactttacatgttgcgtttatatttttgttcagtattttttaaatctgtgtcgtgtcctttccctctctctctgtcctccagggcTGTTCAAGCACTCCCTGTCTATCTGCCGGGCCCTGCTGTCTGACCTTGTGTCTGAGGCAGAGCGCCCCCTGGTGATGGGACACTTCAATGCTGCCTCCAGCGTGGGCTTCATCTTGGGACCCGTGGTGGGGGGATACCTTACAGAGCATGAGGGGGGCTTCtacacctcctccttcacctgTGCCGCAATCTTCCTCCTCAACACAggtggatggggagaggggagatgaagggagggaggggcaaggagagaggggatgagcaGGAGAGCAGGCAAAGGGGGTGTAAGGCAATTATGTTGGTTTTCACAAATTCCCACCAATTCTACATCACACCTTAATTCTAAGCACTTTGTGAATGTGAAAGAATGGGAAAGGTGCAAGCAATATAGTGAaaataaaatcaaagtttattggtcacgtgcacagtttagcagatgttatagtgAGTGCAGCTGAATGCTTGTGTTACTAtctcctaacaatgcagtaaaatgtcaGACAAGTGCAcaagttttaaaaaattaaacaAGAAATCAAGAAATATCATAACGAATCCAATTAACAACCAAAATAGCACTGTTTCGGTAATCCAAATGCAATCTATATGTATGTACATCGGATTAATTTACacaagatatactaagaatgatatgtactgcAGTAGATATATTAGAATGAGCCATGTCAAGAATccagtatataaataaataaatatggtgtgtacaaacagtgtaactaaaatgcaatgtacagtagtagatgtttaaaaaaaataatatatatatatatatatatatttcacaaggttggccagttgagaacaagttctcatttacaactgcgacctggccaagataaagcaaagcagtgcgacaaaaacaacaacacagagttacacataaacagagagtagggaggtaaggcaataaataggccatagaggcgaaattattacaatttagcattaacactggagtgataaatgtgcagatgatatagagatactggggtagagatactggggtgcaaaagagcacgAGGATAAATAGcaatgtggggatgaggtagttgggtgggctatttacagattggctgtgtacaggtacagtgaccggtaagctgctctgaccgctgatgcttaaagttagagagggagatataagtctccagcttcagtgatttttgcattaGAATGAGCTTGTGTGAAAAACTGTATAAAAGAAACGGGAAGTGTCCAGTGTTTAATGTCTCTATAACATGGGACAGCAGTGTTGGCTGTGGGACAGCAGTGTGGGACAGCAGTGTTTGCTGTGGGACAGCAGTGTGGGACAGCAGTGTTGGCTGTGTGTGATTGTGAGTAAGTGCGTGTGTTGTTAgtatgggagtgtgtgtgttagtgaatgtATATGTGAGTGCAGGAGAACTCATGTGCATGAGGTGTGTgatagcttgtgtgtgtgttttgtgtgagtgagtgtgtgtgtgcgcaccaactggctgttcaacagtctgatggcctggagatagaagctgtttttcagtctctcagtcccccCCAGATATTATCATACAGCACATGCGTAGCCAGTCTATGTACTTTCTAACATTGTTTGTCGTGTTCCATCCAGGTCTGGTTTGGCTGCTTCCCTGGAGCGATGCGCTAACCCCACGGGCCAATGCTAACTACAACAGCAGCGCTAGTAAAGCCAGCTTCCACGTCAACGACAACCACGTCACCTCGACACAGCAAAACTCACCCCATGGCAACAGCAACAACCACACTACAGCGTTGGGGCCAGCAGTCACAGGATCGGGGGCTCCAGAAACAAACCAGAGGGTCTGGAGCTGGGACCTAGACTGGGGGGAGGTGTCACTGCTCCAACCTGCCTGGCGTCAGCTCTCCTCAGTGGGCTCCAAGATCGGCACGGTGGCCTCCTCAGACATGTGGGACCTGTTCCTGGTGCGTCTGCTCATGGCCATCGCCATTATGCTTTACTACAGCAACTTTTCTCTGGCCATGGAGGAGCGCTTCATGCTGAAGCCCAAAGCCACAGGTTATCTAATTAGCTACAGCTCTACCCTGGGGGCCTTGGCCGGCTGCTTGGTGGGGCCCGTCACCAAACTGTACGGTAACGACATGCCGGCACTGTTGCTACACTCTACAGTTCTCACGTGTTGCCTGATCCTGCTCTATGCCATGGCGCCGAGTGTCTGGCACGTGTTGTTAAGTTCCACTTTCTTCGCCATCTCCACGACCATCGGACGCACCTGCATCACAGACCTAGAGTTGCAGAAAGGGGGAGCTCACGCCAGTGGCACACTAATCGGGGCAGGGCAGTCGGTGACTGCGGTGGGTCGGGTGCTCGCCCCGCTGCTTTCGGGGCTGGCCCAGGAGTTTAGTCCCTGCGGGCCACCGAGTCTGGGGGTGGGGCTGGCGTTAGCGGCCGTCGCTCTGCTGCTGGTAAGAGTTCCCAAATGGGACGGGAGATGCAAGAGGAAAGAGGCCAAACTtgataaaacacacacagagtgagagtgagtgaatgagagagagagaaagagcaccGATACGAAACTACCATCCTCAGGAGATGTCTGGTCTAAAGACAGCACTGGAGAGAGAACTGATACAGAACTGTTGGGGTTTGTTGTTGACATGTCAGCGGGGTGTTTCGTTGTTTGTTTTGTAGCTGTTGACAACGGAGCCACATCTCCGCTCTGCTGTTCTGTTGGTTTGGTCTCAAagtgatgacatcacagcacCCTGAAAGGAACCGGGTCATCATCAGCATTGCTGTTCCCGTCCTTCAGTACACCAAACAGGTTTAACCGTGAACAAACACCTAGGCCAGCAGCCCTCTGTAAAAGGAGTGAGGGGGTCAATGCTCAAATAGACTAGCATAGGTCATCATGTCAATGGCACATACAGCCGTGTTAATAAAGCCTAGGAATAGTCACATTTTTATACATGTCTCTTGTGAGAGACAATAAtaacattaaaaaacacaaaatataaatataatgtaCTCCTGCTCTTCCTTTATAACCACTACAAATAGTCTAGGAATGCCTTGAGGTTTCTTTGTCCTGAAAATGCACTTCATTTCCCAAAATGCTCTGTTTCTGACCTACCCTATGAGTGTGGGCAGCAGGTGAAGAACCTTCTCTTACCTCTCTGGAGCCGAATTCCATTTTCTTTCCCTTCTCACTGCAGTGTGTACTCATTCACCCTCCCTTGAGGGTTGAAAATAATTAGATTGGTGTGAAAATGTCCACATCAATCCAATACCTTTAAATCCATTGTGGGGGAGTGAATGAGTACACACTTTGGGGAAAAGGGTCAAGCACTGAATTGAGCTTGAGTAAGGGTAGTCCACAGCCACAAATCTAGGATAAGCTTACATTCCCTGAATTCTAACCCACGTGGGGGAATACAATTATTTTTCAAAAAGTGTCTGTTGGTAACTTCAGCCTACTTCTTTTTTAACCACTGTTTACCCGCATTGCACTGCTTTTTAACAGGATCCTGTCCAACTAAGGTATCAGGACACTTTCAATGGAcgtttgtatatattttttgcttTTAATTTTAAACCCCATAGTCCATATTGATTTTATTCAGATGAATTGATTTATCAGAAAGTGGGCTTAATTATcaatgaaataaaacatttcaatTATTATTTTGATATGACGTTTTCCTCTTATTTTGAATGGGGTTGCCCTTACAATGACCCAAATGCTACTGAATGTTATGAAGACAAAATGATTTTAATGAATGATAGATCTAAACTTGTGAATGTGCTCGGTGAATGCCAACGACAGTTCCATAACTTCagttttattaaatgttttatttgatgaTGGATGACTGAATGTTCAAGTTTATGTGAGATTTCTTTCTCCTACAAGGTGGTTTTAGCTCTGTTACTATTGGCATCTCGATACGACTGAGGAAAATCAACACGAACGCCCCTCCAACTTGTAATTACTAGTGAGAAACTCGTCTATCATCCCTGTGCTCCCACATGTTGAACTCTGACATATCCTACTAAGGAAATTACCTTGATAACAGCGTTTTCAGCAgttaaatacaacaacaacacattattTATTAGTTTTTTTAACACAAACTTGTTTACAAGCATAATAGCTGTACTTTTAGTTTGTAGTTGACACTGCTTGTTTGCCATTAGCCGATCTGCATTCTTAATGAGGTTAAAGCAACTGAATGCACTCAACTTGTTGCTCCCGGTTTATAATTAAGTATTTTTCGAATTCCCACTTGTCATGAACGCAGCATAAGACTATGAACACTGTTCCATCTCTAACAAGACCACCATGATATAtgggcctaaggccgagacaataagacgAGACAATAAGACGACACACCTTGGTTTCATCACAAAcccggagagcaacatctgtctggtgaagtccacaaagcacaTTGCATGTAAcaactacagcatggtcaagcaagttaatgtttctgacattttcagACTAACAACCTTTGATTTAGAACCATGGAGAGTTACTGCAAGTcaaaaagaaaacaggagctgcctccaatATTCCAACAGCATTTTAACATGTTCAAATCATCTATGCTTAGTCTAaaacagtgacaactaaaatataccCATaactatttagtccaatcaatgtaagctaaatatgatgtggctgtccatggtactgatgtgtgtggttgtgtgtgtgtgtaagtagaaaaacatgttgactcaccctactaaaatgcttgctagctaagataactTCCGGTCACGGGCAACGATGCACCAGGCCAGCAAGTTAACACGAGCCTATTACATCTAATTAGCTACATTGAGCTTCCAtgctctcaggccaggggcacaatgtatacATTTATAgttggatcagaatcaccgtTAGAATCACCGTTATAATCATTGACCAATATGgataattaagtaaaaccacaagtccaaatctcgATCTCCATTCATGGCTAGCTAGCAACCGGAggacaacacaacgagatgcaacaagtCAAGTTTTTTTGCAAATTACATTTAGCTTTTGAtgtgtgattggtgtgaagccaaatccaaactggcttcccttgacacttccTTTTGatgtgccaggaccattcacagttgagctcactcagttgagctcaacactgattggctataaaaaaataaaaataaaacaaatattaagggaggccaaatgctctcTGGCTTTCCTTACATTCAATGCTatgggcggcaacaatgtcatactctatTTGACCAAACAGCATCAGATAGATTCTCAGGatagatacattcagcctcttgcaaatTGAAGGAATTTATGAAACACAGAAATGAACGATACATTATTGGTAATTTTTTGGTAGCCATGTATACACGAAGTTAGGAGACACACTACATGACACACTGGCACGACTCTTGGTGATAGTAACGCCTCGATCACACCAACATTGTTTTTGCGTTTTGGTTACACCAGAAGTACATGTatttccaatggaacgctgcgtttgccttgcagcattgcgttgcagaggcagttgcagtgcgttcggTGTGGTGCATAGCTTGGATTTATCGAATGTATGCATCAAACTTTATGTGTTAGACgacttgacagaaatggtagcatcAGGTGAATGTTGAACCTTTGTTGCCCACATCCAGATGGTGCTGTGTGCCATTTTGCGTAAAAAACTATCAGTGTGATCAAGGCATAAGAAAGCCAACGCCATCTTCACCCATCTGCTTAGATGTACCTTTTTATTACTTCTAAACAAAAATAACTTTTGGGGGTTTTCATTTACTTGCAATGGTGTGTTGGTTCTTGCTTGAACATTCGCTAAGATTATATTTGGTTGTGATCTTTGCAACATAACTATTTTAGATGCAGCAGTTGTTAGCTGGAATGCTATCGCTCATTGATATAGGCTGTAGCAAAAGCTAGCCAAAGAGccattttactggttgaagttGGACATGTTTTTAAGTATAATGCAGTTGATTTGGGATGATGACACAAACATTATATTGCCTGAAGAACAATACAATATAAACGAATAAGCACAATATTTAATATAATTCTGGCCTAAAGCAAATGTGGCACAAATGTGGAATCACAATTACTATTTCAGTTCAACATCGCCACAATTTATGAAGCACGAGACTGCAGATGGAGCGCGCAAAAGCCCCACTGGAATGGATGGGCGGGCCTCGCAGCAGGGTTATTACGTAAAAATGTGTCACTCGGAGCATGGGGTAGGGCAACTCCTGTACCACTGCAGACTCCGTCGACTCAAGGAGGAACCGAGATGAGCATCACTGGGCTATCAGATAAACTGCACACTTACCGTTTCAATACAGGGATGGTTACCCGTTACCCGTCTCATAAAGTAAGTATATTTAAATACGTATGCGTTTATCGCTGAAATGTATTAGGCTATATATTGACAGCCCACAATAAACACGTTATAAAATCGCTATTCTGTAATGTCAAATAAAAGAGGTCTGTTTGCATGACATGACCATCCCGTTGTAGCATATTTCTGAATAACGGAACTGCTCATTCAATAAGCACTACCAACAACGAGTTACCTTTGAATGAGCTTCAGAATAGCAGATTTCATCATGACACAATATTTGTTATTGTCGGAGCATCAGAGGAAATAACACTCATTGAGACTGGTGTAGGCCCAGTGCAATAGAATACAAATAACAGTATGATTGATTCAGGTACTATACTTATCCAATGGTGTATGTAGCCTAATTTATTTATGTCTGCATCATACAGCCTATAGTACAGCCCTAGACAAACTGCGGGTGGTTTGTTGACGCCCGGATCAGTCT from Oncorhynchus keta strain PuntledgeMale-10-30-2019 chromosome 7, Oket_V2, whole genome shotgun sequence includes the following:
- the mfsd9 gene encoding major facilitator superfamily domain-containing protein 9; amino-acid sequence: MNNAKCSILNQIPRRRKRIIQCVYVVGFMDLFGVSMIIPLLSHHVKALGASPTVAGLVGSTYGILQLFSSTIVGSWSDVVGRRYSMLTCLLLSALGYGLLGMSTSIGLFVLARIPVGLFKHSLSICRALLSDLVSEAERPLVMGHFNAASSVGFILGPVVGGYLTEHEGGFYTSSFTCAAIFLLNTGLVWLLPWSDALTPRANANYNSSASKASFHVNDNHVTSTQQNSPHGNSNNHTTALGPAVTGSGAPETNQRVWSWDLDWGEVSLLQPAWRQLSSVGSKIGTVASSDMWDLFLVRLLMAIAIMLYYSNFSLAMEERFMLKPKATGYLISYSSTLGALAGCLVGPVTKLYGNDMPALLLHSTVLTCCLILLYAMAPSVWHVLLSSTFFAISTTIGRTCITDLELQKGGAHASGTLIGAGQSVTAVGRVLAPLLSGLAQEFSPCGPPSLGVGLALAAVALLLVRVPKWDGRCKRKEAKLDKTHTE